In Rhodamnia argentea isolate NSW1041297 chromosome 11, ASM2092103v1, whole genome shotgun sequence, one genomic interval encodes:
- the LOC115736009 gene encoding COBRA-like protein 2, whose protein sequence is MKLIVSGQIRPLALVSALVLVFRSLSDCYDPMDPNGNITITFDIYKWTIDGYMARVTIQNYHQYRHVEKPGWKLGWTWARDEVIWSMSGAFATQQGNCSSYKFQIPHSCKKQPMILDFPPEASPENRSEDCCRGGLLSSWAIDPSKSFSSFEIQVGHLEGNSTGYAPLNLTLMAPGPGYTCGPVIDTEPTVSSDIGGRREVQVFRTWKSTCTYSSFLANKAPVCCVSLSTFYNPLITSCPTCSCGCKEAGPNTSSCISEGAALPQSDALSDTDVVQCTDHNCPIRVHWHLKNNYLDHWRVKLTVSNYNYKRNYSNWNVLVQHPGFGQSAMAYSFNSSVLPTVGLEDEVALFWGIDYYNTELLQADKDQLGSVTTEILLKKDMVTFTLGNGWAFPRRIYFDGESCQIPLPDKFPVLPSGSLSLNPIPNLFLLLTITLTLKLVNSWL, encoded by the exons ATGAAGCTAATCGTCTCCGGTCAGATTAGGCCACTGGCTCTTGTGTCTGCCCTAGTACTTGTTTTTCGCAGTTTATCAG ATTGCTATGACCCGATGGACCCAAACGGAAACATTACAATAACTTTCGACATTTATAAGTGGACGATCGATGGATATATG GCGAGAGTGACAATCCAGAACTACCACCAGTATCGCCACGTGgaaaaaccgggttggaagttagGATGGACATGGGCTAGGGACGAAGTCATATGGTCGATGTCGGGCGCTTTCGCCACCCAACAAGGGAATTGCTCATCATACAAGTTCCAGATCCCCCACTCTTGCAAGAAACAACCCATGATCCTCGATTTCCCACCAGAGGCTTCACCAGAGAACAGGTCAGAAGACTGTTGCCGCGGCGGCCTCCTATCATCGTGGGCTATAGACCCTTCCAAGTCATTCTCTTCTTTTGAGATTCAAGTTGGACACTTGGAGGGAAACTCTACTGGATATGCACCTCTAAATCTTACTCTGATGGCGCCAGGTCCCGGTTACACATGTGGCCCAGTCATCGACACCGAACCAACAGTTTCTTCGGATATTGGTGGGAGGAGAGAAGTTCAGGTTTTCA GAACATGGAAATCAACTTGCACGTATTCCAGCTTTTTGGCAAACAAAGCACCGGTTTGCTGCGTGTCACTGTCCACATTTTATAACCCTCTCATCACTTCTTGTCCTACATGTAGCTGTGGATGTAAAGAAGCAGGTCCCAACACTTCTTCCTGCATAAG TGAAGGAGCTGCCCTGCCTCAGTCTGATGCCCTCAGCGATACAGATGTCGTGCAATGCACCGATCATAACTGCCCAATCCGTGTTCACTGGCACCTTAAGAACAACTATTTAGATCACTGGCGGGTGAAACTAACAGTCTCTAACTATAATTACAAGAGAAACTACTCCAACTGGAATGTCTTGGTCCAGCATCCCGGTTTTGGCCAGTCCGCAATGGCATATAGCTTCAACAGTTCAGTTCTTCCAACCGTCGGATTGGAAG ATGAGGTTGCTCTCTTCTGGGGAATAGACTACTACAACACTGAACTTCTGCAGGCAGATAAAGATCAACTAGGTTCAGTCACCACAGAAATACTTCTGAAGAAAGACATGGTAACATTCACTCTAGGGAATGGTTGGGCTTTTCCTCGAAGAATATATTTCGACGGTGAAAGCTGCCAAATACCTCTTCCAGACAAATTTCCAGTGCTGCCTAGCGGCAGCTTGAGTCTAAATCCCATTCCTAACTTATTCCTTCTACTGACAATCACATTAACTCTCAAACTGGTGAATTCCTGGCTCTGA
- the LOC115736015 gene encoding type III polyketide synthase B, whose product MENGERAQGTFARKKAGPGKATILALGKAFPNQLVMQEFLVDGYFRNTNCDDPDLKRKLTRLCKTTTVKTRYVVMSEEILEKYPELAMEGLPTVKQRLDICNEAVTEMAIEASQACIKKWGRPVSDITHLVYVSSSEARLPGGDLYLAKGLRLSPETRRVMLYFVGCSGGVAGLRVAKDIAENNPGSRVLLATSETTIIGYKPPSAERPYDLVGVALFGDGAGAMIIGADPDLSIEKPLFELNTAIQHFLPDTEKIIDGRLTEEGISFKLARELPQIIEDNIEGFCTKLMEPIGLSDQDYNKIFWAVHPGGPAILNRLEKRLDLLPEKLSASRQALKDYGNASSNTIVYVLDYMLEESTKMKKDDQSHNEFGLILAFGPGVTFEGILARNLTV is encoded by the exons atggagaatgGAGAGAGAGCTCAGGGAACTTTTGCAAGGAAGAAAGCCGGTCCCGGAAAAGCCACCATCTTGGCCCTCGGCAAGGCTTTTCCTAACCAGCTTGTCATGCAGGAGTTCCTGGTTGATGGGTACTTCAGGAACACCAACTGTGATGATCCTGACCTCAAGCGGAAGCTGACTCGTCTAT GCAAGACGACGACAGTCAAGACGAGGTACGTGGTCATGTCCGAAGAGATCCTCGAGAAGTATCCAGAGCTTGCCATGGAAGGCCTTCCCACGGTGAAGCAAAGACTAGATATCTGCAACGAGGCGGTGACGGAGATGGCCATCGAGGCTTCACAAGCTTGCATCAAGAAGTGGGGCAGACCCGTCTCGGACATTACCCATTTGGTCTATGTCTCGTCCAGCGAAGCACGTCTCCCAGGTGGAGACCTTTATCTCGCAAAGGGGCTCAGGCTCAGCCCAGAAACCCGCCGGGTCATGCTCTACTTCGTTGGCTGCTCTGGAGGTGTCGCCGGACTTCGGGTGGCAAAGGATATAGCAGAAAACAATCCCGGTAGCCGGGTTTTGCTTGCTACATCGGAAACCACCATTATTGGGTACAAGCCACCAAGCGCCGAGAGGCCCTATGATCTCGTTGGGGTTGCATTATTCGGCGATGGTGCCGGAGCAATGATAATCGGGGCTGACCCAGATTTAAGCATTGAGAAGCCTCTCTTCGAACTTAACACGGCCATTCAGCATTTCTTACCAGATACTGAAAAAATTATAGACGGGAGGTTGACAGAAGAAGGAATAAGCTTTAAACTGGCAAGAGAGCTTCCTCAAATCATTGAAGATAACATCGAAGGTTTCTGCACAAAGTTGATGGAACCTATTGGTTTATCCGACCAAGACTATAACAAAATCTTCTGGGCAGTCCACCCGGGTGGACCAGCAATCTTGAATCGACTCGAAAAGAGACTTGACTTGTTGCCGGAGAAATTAAGTGCGAGTAGGCAAGCTCTAAAGGACTATGGGAATGCCAGTAGCAATACCATTGTGTATGTTCTTGATTATATGCTGGAAGAGAGCACGAAGATGAAAAAGGACGACCAAAGCCATAATGAGTTCGGCTTGATTCTGGCGTTTGGACCTGGGGTTACATTTGAAGGTATTCTTGCGAGGAACCTCACCGTTTGA
- the LOC115736013 gene encoding ER lumen protein-retaining receptor erd-2.2-like, whose translation MRPQRTPIHAVATWVRRQPPKVKAFLAVVSGMAALVLLRFVVHDHDNLFVAAEAVHSLGIGVLIYKLMKEKTCAGISLKSQELTAIFLAVRLYCSFVMEYDIHTILDLSTLAATLWVIYMIRFKLKSSYMEDKDNFAIYYVLIPCAVMALLVHPSTSHNLVNRISWAFAVYLEAVSVLPQLRVMQNTKIVEPFTAHYVFALGVARFLACAHWVLQVLDSRGHLLVALGYGLWPSMVLISEIVQTFILADFCYYYVKSVLGGQLVLRLPPGVV comes from the exons ATGAGGCCACAGAGGACGCCGATCCACGCGGTGGCTACATGGGTGAGGAGGCAACCCCCCAAAGTCAAGGCCTTTTTGGCCGTCGTCTCCGGCATGGCGGCTCTCGTCCTGCTCCGGTTCGTTGTCCACGACCACGACAACCTCTTCGTCGCCGCCGAGGCCGTACACTCCCTCGGCATCGGCGTCCTTATTTATAAGCTCATGAAGGAGAAGACTTGCGCCG GGATATCACTCAAATCCCAGGAACTAACGGCTATATTTTTAGCTGTTAGGCTGTACTGCAGTTTCGTAATGGAATATGACATACACACAATCCTGGACTTGTCTACGTTGGCAGCAACCCTGTGGGTTATATATATGATCCGTTTCAAGTTGAAGTCCAGCTACATGGAGGACAAAGACAACTTTGCTATTTATTATGTG CTGATACCTTGTGCTGTGATGGCTTTGCTTGTTCATCCATCAACATCGCATAACCTAGTAAACCGGATTTCATGGGCATTTGCTGTCTACCTAGAAGCTGTATCAGTACTACCACAGCTGCGTGTTATGCAGAACACAAAG ATTGTTGAACCATTCACCGCACACTATGTATTTGCATTGGGAGTGGCGAGATTTTTGGCCTGTGCCCATTGGGTACTTCAG GTTCTAGACAGCCGTGGGCACTTGTTGGTGGCACTGGGTTATGGGTTATGGCCGTCCATGGTTCTTATCTCCGAGATCGTTCAAACATTCATTTTAGCAGATTTCTGCTATTACTATGTTAAAAG TGTGCTTGGAGGACAGCTTGTGCTACGTCTTCCCCCTGGAGTGGTATGA